The following are encoded in a window of Kogia breviceps isolate mKogBre1 chromosome 12, mKogBre1 haplotype 1, whole genome shotgun sequence genomic DNA:
- the ING4 gene encoding inhibitor of growth protein 4 isoform X2, which translates to MAAGMYLEHYLDSIENLPFELQRNFQLMRDLDQRTEDLKAEIDKLATEYMSSARSLSSEEKLALLRQIQEAYGKCKGFGDDKVQLAMQTYEMVDKHIRRLDTDLARFEADLKEKQIESSDYDSSSSKGRTQKEKKAARARSKGKNSDEEAPKATQKKLKLVRTSPEYGMPSVAFGSVHPSDVLDMPVDPNEPTYCLCHQVSYGEMIGCDNPDCSIEWFHFACVGLTTKPRGKWFCPRCSQERKKK; encoded by the exons ATGGCTGCGGGGATGTATTTGGAACACTATCTGGACA GTATTGAAAACCTCCCCTTCGAACTGCAGAGAAACTTCCAGCTCATGAGGGACCTGGACCAAAGAACAGAGG ACCTGAAGGCTGAAATTGACAAGTTGGCCACTGAGTATATGAGTAGCGCCCGCAGCCTGAGCTCCGAGGAGAAGTTGGCCCTTCTCAGACAGATCCAGGAAGCCTATGGCAAGTGCAAGGGATTTGGTGACGACAAGGTGCAGCTTGCCATGCAGACCTATGAGATG GTGGACAAACACATCCGACGACTGGACACAGACCTGGCCCGTTTCGAGGCTGATCTGAAGGAGAAGCAGATTGAGTCAAGCGACTATGACAGCTCTTCCAGCAAAG GCCGGactcaaaaggagaagaaagctgCCCGTGCTCGTTCCAAAGGGAAAAACTCCGACGAGGAAGCCCCCAAGGCCACCCAGAAGAAGTTAAAACTTGTGCGCAC AAGCCCCGAGTATGGGATGCCCTCAGTGGCCTTTGGCAGTGTCCACCCCTCTGATGTGTTGGATATGCCTGTGGACCCCAACGAGCCCACCTATTGCCTTTGTCACCAGGTCTCCTATGGAGAGATGATTGGCTGTGACAATCCTGAC TGTTCCATCGAGTGGTTCCACTTTGCCTGCGTGGGGCTGACCACCAAGCCTCGGGGGAAGTG GTTTTGCCCACGCTGCTCCCAAGAAcggaagaagaaatag
- the ING4 gene encoding inhibitor of growth protein 4 isoform X1, whose protein sequence is MAAGMYLEHYLDSIENLPFELQRNFQLMRDLDQRTEDLKAEIDKLATEYMSSARSLSSEEKLALLRQIQEAYGKCKGFGDDKVQLAMQTYEMVDKHIRRLDTDLARFEADLKEKQIESSDYDSSSSKGKKSRTQKEKKAARARSKGKNSDEEAPKATQKKLKLVRTSPEYGMPSVAFGSVHPSDVLDMPVDPNEPTYCLCHQVSYGEMIGCDNPDCSIEWFHFACVGLTTKPRGKWFCPRCSQERKKK, encoded by the exons ATGGCTGCGGGGATGTATTTGGAACACTATCTGGACA GTATTGAAAACCTCCCCTTCGAACTGCAGAGAAACTTCCAGCTCATGAGGGACCTGGACCAAAGAACAGAGG ACCTGAAGGCTGAAATTGACAAGTTGGCCACTGAGTATATGAGTAGCGCCCGCAGCCTGAGCTCCGAGGAGAAGTTGGCCCTTCTCAGACAGATCCAGGAAGCCTATGGCAAGTGCAAGGGATTTGGTGACGACAAGGTGCAGCTTGCCATGCAGACCTATGAGATG GTGGACAAACACATCCGACGACTGGACACAGACCTGGCCCGTTTCGAGGCTGATCTGAAGGAGAAGCAGATTGAGTCAAGCGACTATGACAGCTCTTCCAGCAAAGGCAAAAAGa GCCGGactcaaaaggagaagaaagctgCCCGTGCTCGTTCCAAAGGGAAAAACTCCGACGAGGAAGCCCCCAAGGCCACCCAGAAGAAGTTAAAACTTGTGCGCAC AAGCCCCGAGTATGGGATGCCCTCAGTGGCCTTTGGCAGTGTCCACCCCTCTGATGTGTTGGATATGCCTGTGGACCCCAACGAGCCCACCTATTGCCTTTGTCACCAGGTCTCCTATGGAGAGATGATTGGCTGTGACAATCCTGAC TGTTCCATCGAGTGGTTCCACTTTGCCTGCGTGGGGCTGACCACCAAGCCTCGGGGGAAGTG GTTTTGCCCACGCTGCTCCCAAGAAcggaagaagaaatag
- the ING4 gene encoding inhibitor of growth protein 4 isoform X3: MRDLDQRTEDLKAEIDKLATEYMSSARSLSSEEKLALLRQIQEAYGKCKGFGDDKVQLAMQTYEMVDKHIRRLDTDLARFEADLKEKQIESSDYDSSSSKGKKSRTQKEKKAARARSKGKNSDEEAPKATQKKLKLVRTSPEYGMPSVAFGSVHPSDVLDMPVDPNEPTYCLCHQVSYGEMIGCDNPDCSIEWFHFACVGLTTKPRGKWFCPRCSQERKKK, translated from the exons ATGAGGGACCTGGACCAAAGAACAGAGG ACCTGAAGGCTGAAATTGACAAGTTGGCCACTGAGTATATGAGTAGCGCCCGCAGCCTGAGCTCCGAGGAGAAGTTGGCCCTTCTCAGACAGATCCAGGAAGCCTATGGCAAGTGCAAGGGATTTGGTGACGACAAGGTGCAGCTTGCCATGCAGACCTATGAGATG GTGGACAAACACATCCGACGACTGGACACAGACCTGGCCCGTTTCGAGGCTGATCTGAAGGAGAAGCAGATTGAGTCAAGCGACTATGACAGCTCTTCCAGCAAAGGCAAAAAGa GCCGGactcaaaaggagaagaaagctgCCCGTGCTCGTTCCAAAGGGAAAAACTCCGACGAGGAAGCCCCCAAGGCCACCCAGAAGAAGTTAAAACTTGTGCGCAC AAGCCCCGAGTATGGGATGCCCTCAGTGGCCTTTGGCAGTGTCCACCCCTCTGATGTGTTGGATATGCCTGTGGACCCCAACGAGCCCACCTATTGCCTTTGTCACCAGGTCTCCTATGGAGAGATGATTGGCTGTGACAATCCTGAC TGTTCCATCGAGTGGTTCCACTTTGCCTGCGTGGGGCTGACCACCAAGCCTCGGGGGAAGTG GTTTTGCCCACGCTGCTCCCAAGAAcggaagaagaaatag